The Pandoraea vervacti DNA window GGCGCTGGCAGGTCACGGGGCAGAGGCGGTTCGCAACGCTATCGCGACAAAGATCGTGCTACTACCCGAGCATTTGCGGCGATCACTGACATGGGATCAAGGCGCAGAGATGGCCCAGCATGTACAGCTACGAATCGACACAGATCTGGAAATCTACTTCTGTGATCCCCAGAGTCCATGGCAACGCGGGACCAATGAAAACACGAACGGCCTACTGAGACAGTACTTTCCGAAAGGCACAGATATGAGTCGATATACCCAGCGCGAACTCGACGCGGTGGCGAGCACACTGAACTGTCGACCACGTAAAACGCTCGGATGGAAGACGCCAGCGGAAGCGTTCCACGCACTGTTATCCGCAACATAACGATGGATGTTGCGACGACTCCTTGAACCTAAGCAATTCACGAGCGATAACTGGCAGTCACTCCTGACGGCGCACCATATGGTGCCAAGCATGAGTCGGCGCGGTAATTGCCACGACAATGCCGTGGCCGAGAGCTTCTTTAGCGCCCTAAAAAAGGAACGAATCAAGCGGCGCATCTATCCGAGTCGGGCGACCGCTACCTCGGACCTGTTCGATTACATCGAAATGTTTTATAACCCGGTTCGTCGGTAAAGGCTCGAGGAGTACCGTCTTGATGCGAGGAGAGTATGTGGGTACTTTTGCGTCCACCAAATGAAATGGTGGGCACAAAAGTGGACAAGGTTTTGAGTGTGGCTGTGGAAGCGGTATGGAGTTGCCCCTGTAACTCAGGACAGGCGGACACTGTTAGGTTGATGACACCGCATTACGCCTGAACTCGCGAGGCGAGCGGTATTTCAAGGCTTTGTGCGGGTGGCGCTCATTGTAGTGTTCAAACGCGATTGCCAGACGCGAGAGCGCTGTTGGTGCGTCAGGCTTGTCCATATAGGCGACGTAATCGTGCTTCATGGTCTTCACGAACGATTCGGCCATGCCATTGCTCTGCGGCGAACGGACCGGCGTGGTCAGCGGCTCAAGACCCAGTTCGCGAGCGAAGCTGCGCGTGCGGTAGTCGATGTAGGCCGAGCCGTTGTCCGTCAGCCATTCGATGGGGTGCGCGGCCTGCGTGGTGCCGAAGCGCTGTTCGACGGCGGCCAGCATCACGTCTCGCACCACATCACCGCTATGCCCGCCGGTCGTTGCGGCCCAGCTAATCGCCTCGCGGTCGCAGCAGTCCAACGCAAACGTCACGCGCAGCGGCGTACCATCGTCGCACCGGAACTCGAAGCCATCGGAGCACCAGCGGGTGTTGCTGCGCTCCACGGCAACGCGACCGTCATGCCGCCGCTTGTCTTGCCGCACGCCGGGGCGGCGCAGCAGCAACTGATGCTCCCGCATGACCCGATACACGCGCTTGACGTTGATGCACGGCGCACCGCTCTGCTCCCGACTGCGGCGCAGCAGCGCCCAGACACGCCGGTAGCCATAGGTAGGAAGGTGCGCCACATGGGCCTGAATCTCCTCGACCAGCCCGGCATCGTTGGTCACGCGGGCACGGCGACCATCGCGCCAGTCGGACGAGCGAGCTCGCTTGACCGCCACGGCAGAGCGCGCCACGCCGAGAACTTCGCAGACCGTCTTCATCGGTCGTCCCCCGGCAGCAAGGGCGAGCGCGCAATCAGGTTTTTTGACCGGCCCCATTCCACGGCTTCTTTCAGGATTTCGACCTCCAACGTCTTCTTCCCGAGTAGCCGTTGCAACTCCTTGATTTCCTTGATGGCGGCGGCTAGCTCAGATGCCGGTACAACGGTTTCACCCGCCTTCACCGCCGCCAGACTGCCTTCCTGGTATTGCTTGCGCCAGCCGAACACCTGGTTGGCATTGACGCCGTGCCGACGTGCAACGGCCGACACCGACGCTCCCGGCTCCAATGTTTCCTGCACGATGGCGATTTTTTCCTGCGCCGTGCGCCGACGACGGCGCTCCGGCTCGGTCAGAATTTCGATGCTTTCCACGTAATGACTAGGCTTACTGATAGGCACAAGACTATCCCTTATTTTAAGAGAGTCCTCGTGTCCTCAGATACGTGGGGCCGCTCCACGGTACCTTACCGACGAGCGAATTTCCCAATGGAGTTCAAGCGCGCGACGGTCGAGGCAACGTTAAGGCCAGGTGCGTCGGTTGCTTTGACAGCGCGCAAGGCAGGCATCAACGCCAACTTGTTATTCAAATGGCGCCGGCATTATCTGGCTGGCGCTTACGGTGATGTCACACCTGAGCTTGTTACTCGCCAGAGTTCCGCGGCTTCGGTGACCGAGTTTGTTCCCGTGACGATCACGAAGGCTCTCGTTGGCATCGCCACGCCGACGGCAGACCAAGCAGTCCCGACCTCACGATGTTCATCGAGGCACGAGGGGAAGATCGAGTTGGTGATGCGTGGCGGCACAATGCGCTTCGATGGTCCGCTGAGTTTGGAGTTACTGCGCGAGTTGATTTCGGAGCTACGCACATGATCGGGTTGCCCTCGAACACGCGTGTGTGGATCGCCGCTGGCGTGACAGATATGCGCTGCGGCTTCAATGGTTTAGCTGCCAAGGTCGAGTCGGTGCTGCATAAGGATCCGTTCTCGGGGCACATCTTCCTGTTTCGTGGTCGTCGTGGTGATTTGCTCAAAGCGCTGTGCTGGAGCGATGGCGGATTGTGCTTGCTGGCCAAGCGGCTGGAGAAAGGTCGCTTCGCGTGGCCACGGGCCGATGGTGGTGTCGTGGCACTCACCACTGCGCAGCTCTCACTCTTGCTTGAAGGGTTCGATTGGCGCGAGCCCATCGACGCGGCTCGCCCACGCAGTGCGAGATAACGTATTTTTTGGGAGATATCCGATAGGCAGCGGGCGCACTGGACGATAGGCTTACGTCATGAGCTTCTCCCGCGCCAATCTGCCTGACGACATCGATGCCCTCAAGGCGTTGGTGTTGGCTAGCCAGCAGGTTTTGCACGAGCGCGAAATACAGCTCGCCGCGCTGCAAACGCGCCTCACATCGCGCGAGCAAGAGATTGCGCATTTGAAGCTGCTCATCGACAAGCTCAAGCGCATGCAGTTTGGACGAAAATCCGAGAAGCTCGCACGCCAGATCGAACAACTCGAGCTGCGTCTGGAGGACTTGCAAGCCGCCGAAGGTGCCACCGAGGCTGCCACGCCGATTAAGTCCCAAGTAAAAGTCCGATCCGAGCGCCAGGCGCTGCCAGAACACCTTGCGCGTGAAGAGCGCGTCTACCTACCCGAGGCCGAAGATTGCCCGGCCTGTGGCGGCAAACTCAAGCCGCTGGGAGAAGACGTCTCGGAGCAGCTCGAATACGTGCGAGCGCACTTCCGTGTGATTCGCCACCGCCGCCCCAAGCTCGCTTGTGCGTGCTGCGACACGATTGTGCAGCAGCCGGCACCGAGTCGCCCGATTGAGCGTGGCGTGGCTGGCCCCCATCTGCTCGCGCACATCATTACCAGCAAATTCCTCGATCACCAACCGCTGTACCGCCAGCAGGCGATCTATGCCCGTGACGGTGTGGAACTCGAGGCCGGGCAGATGGGGCATTGGCTGGGGCGCGTGAGCTGGTTGTTAAATCCGCTGGTGGATGCTGTGCGTGCCTACGCGCTGGGCGGCACCAAGGTCCACGGCGATGACACACCATTGCCGGTGTTAGAGCCCGGGCGAGGTAGCACCAAGACTGGACGGCTCTGGGTGTACGTGCGTGATGACCGGCCGTGCGGCTCCCATGAGGCACCTGCCGTTTGGTTTGCTTACACGCCTGATCGACGGGGCGAGCACCCACAGCGACATCTGGCAAGCTTTAACGGGGTGCTGCAAGCCGATGCGTTTGCCGGTTACGCGCCACTTTATGAAAACGACAGCATCCGCGAAGCGGCGTGCATGGCGCACGCGCGACGCAAGATCTACGACCTGCATGCGGTACGCCCCAACGCCATTACAGAAGAAGCTCTGCACCGCATCGGCGAGCTATATCGCATAGAAGCCGAAATCCGGGGCAAACCACCGGACGAGCGACGGCAAGTGCGACAGGCACAGGCTGTACCTCGGCTCGAAGCGTTACGGCAGTGGTACGAATCAGTGCTGCCAACACTCTCTGCGAAGTCCGACACCACCCGCGCGATTCAGTACTCCCTGAACCGCTGGCCCGCGCTCGCCTATTACTGCGAGGACGGGCAGGCGGAGATCGATAACCTGATTGCCGAGCGTGCGCTGCGCGGCGTGGCGATTGGCCGCCGCAATTATCTGTTTGCCGGCGCCGACTCGGGCGGTGAGCGTGCTGCGGCGATGTACAGCCTGATCGGCACGGCACGCTTGAACGGCATCAACCCCGAAGCCTACCTCGCCTACGTGCTCGAGCGCATCGCCGATCACCCGGTCAATCGGATCGACGAGTTGCTGCCATGGAACGTGGCGCAGCAACTGCCTGACATCGCCAAGATCGAACCCATTCGCTAACCGCCATTTACCGCCGCGTCAACAACCCGATCTACGGTACACATCGAGCGCTTACGTTCGTCGGCATGGTTCCGCCGGCGATCTTTCACCGATTGAGTTTGAGCGGCGCTACGCGCTAAACGGCTCGTGAGTGTCTATGAAACTCTGGCCGGTCCAACCATTCGTTCTGTAAAGCGCCAAATCAATGGCAGATCAACAACAGCGGCAATCTCCTACGGACAAAGGGAACACTATGAGCTATGCCAGCACCGACAATCGCCGCGAAATGGAACTCCTCTACCAACAAGCCAAGGTAGGCGCGGCGCGAGCGCCCCGACTCGTGCGAGGGCAAATGCCGTAATAACCGCCGCTCGCTATGGCGGTCGTGGCCTACGGGCCAGTCCCTATAGGGACGATGAGCACCGCCGCTGGTTTCCATATTCAAGCAAATTAATCGTAAGATAGGCGACCTTCGAAAGCCCCATTCCACGATGCCAACTTGGGTACATAAACTGACCAGACGCGCCTTTCGCAGGCAGAGTGCCATTCGGCCAGTCTCCTCATTAACAGCTATCCAAATGAACGATACAAAGACGCTAGTCGTTGGGTCTCTTCGCCATGACCATGTGACGTCAGTGCCGTGGACAAAACTAACGACCGTCAACGTGCTCGACTTCGATTCAGTTGTGCTGTTTCTTCCCAGCCTGAATAAGGAAACAATAGACGAGGTTGGGACCGAAGAGTTATTCAAAATGCAACGCGCATTCGCCGAGCTTTTGGCCTCCGATGGGGATATCTATGTACTCGGTGCCCCCCCGCTCGAAGGGGCAGACTTCGGGCAGTGGTTATGGTGTCCGATCCCGATCAGATCGATAGCTCAAAGAGGCGACACTATCGAAACGCAGGGGGAGGGTTTCTCCAAGCTCCTGAGTCGACTCAAAGCATGGGACTGCGTATATAGGATCGATGAGCATGGGCAGACAATGACGCTCTCGATGGTGCTTTCAAAAGGCGTTCCCGGGATTCAATTGAGCTTTGAAGGCGAATGGTACGCACGGAACCGTGCCGGCGGCATCTTGGCCGCCCGCATTTTTGCCTACGCGAGAAACCGCAACGGTGACCAGCATCAGTTCCCGGGTTCAATGACTGTGCTACCGCATTTCCCCGGCGACGAGCCACATGACGTAGTGTCTACAGCCTTAGCCGACATCCTGGGCAAACCTCAGTCGGAAGGGGTTCCCGAATGGCTGACCGCTATCCCGATGCAAGCAGTTGCTCCAATCGACCAGCGGCTGTTGACGCTACGACAGGAAATAGCAGCGTTAGAACAGCAAGTGAACGAGCAACTGGCCGAGAAGGCTAGGCTGGAACGGTACAAGCGGCTGCTGTACGTGTCGAGTTTTGAACTGGAGGACTTAGTCGCAGAATGTCTTGGCGTTCTGGGCGCAAGTATCACCCCAGCGCGATACTCGCAGGAAGAGTTCGTGATGGAATGGAACAACTCCGTGTTTTTGGCGGAATGCAAGGGAGTCAGCAAAAGTATCTCGTTGGCGAATTTGCGACAGGTTCAAGATTATGTTCTGAGGTACGAGGAAGACGAAAACTCGAACGGGAAAGGCCTACTTTTTGGGAATGCATGGAGGGGGCTGCCGCCAGCCGAACGGAATACGAAAGATTGCCCCATTTTCCCGGACAACGTGATACTGCGGGCGCAGCAATTCGGCGTCTCTCTTGTGTCTACTATCGACTTTTTCTATGCGTTCTCGCGATTTTTAAGCGGCCAAGTCCCCGCTCAAGCGATCCTATCGGTTATCACAGAGGCCGATGGCGTCGCGGACTTCAGCACGCTAATGAATTCGTGACATCGTACGTGGACTGTGTCAATTAGCACTGCGGATCCGACAGACACAACAGCCGGGAACCCTTGATCTACGGTCATTCCGACGAGGTTCAAATCCTCTCGCCCCGACCAGAATAGATAAACCCGCACAGTCTTTTGGCTGTGCGGGTTTTTTCTTGGGCAACGTTTCCCGACGCAGATCGACCGGCTTCACGATGTCGCCCGAGAATCTGCGCGCGGGTCAGAAAAGCTACGCAGATCTCAGCATTGGCACGGCAACCGCGTTACCAGTTG harbors:
- the tnpA gene encoding IS66-like element accessory protein TnpA translates to MEFKRATVEATLRPGASVALTARKAGINANLLFKWRRHYLAGAYGDVTPELVTRQSSAASVTEFVPVTITKALVGIATPTADQAVPTSRCSSRHEGKIELVMRGGTMRFDGPLSLELLRELISELRT
- the tnpC gene encoding IS66 family transposase — protein: MSFSRANLPDDIDALKALVLASQQVLHEREIQLAALQTRLTSREQEIAHLKLLIDKLKRMQFGRKSEKLARQIEQLELRLEDLQAAEGATEAATPIKSQVKVRSERQALPEHLAREERVYLPEAEDCPACGGKLKPLGEDVSEQLEYVRAHFRVIRHRRPKLACACCDTIVQQPAPSRPIERGVAGPHLLAHIITSKFLDHQPLYRQQAIYARDGVELEAGQMGHWLGRVSWLLNPLVDAVRAYALGGTKVHGDDTPLPVLEPGRGSTKTGRLWVYVRDDRPCGSHEAPAVWFAYTPDRRGEHPQRHLASFNGVLQADAFAGYAPLYENDSIREAACMAHARRKIYDLHAVRPNAITEEALHRIGELYRIEAEIRGKPPDERRQVRQAQAVPRLEALRQWYESVLPTLSAKSDTTRAIQYSLNRWPALAYYCEDGQAEIDNLIAERALRGVAIGRRNYLFAGADSGGERAAAMYSLIGTARLNGINPEAYLAYVLERIADHPVNRIDELLPWNVAQQLPDIAKIEPIR
- the tnpB gene encoding IS66 family insertion sequence element accessory protein TnpB (TnpB, as the term is used for proteins encoded by IS66 family insertion elements, is considered an accessory protein, since TnpC, encoded by a neighboring gene, is a DDE family transposase.) — its product is MIGLPSNTRVWIAAGVTDMRCGFNGLAAKVESVLHKDPFSGHIFLFRGRRGDLLKALCWSDGGLCLLAKRLEKGRFAWPRADGGVVALTTAQLSLLLEGFDWREPIDAARPRSAR
- a CDS encoding IS3 family transposase (programmed frameshift) produces the protein MEILTEPERRRRRTAQEKIAIVQETLEPGASVSAVARRHGVNANQVFGWRKQYQEGSLAAVKAGETVVPASELAAAIKEIKELQRLLGKKTLEVEILKEAVEWGRFKKPDCALALAAGGRPMKTVCEVLGVARSAVAVKRARSSDWRDGRRARVTNDAGLVEEIQAHVAHLPTYGYRRVWALLRRSREQSGAPCINVKRVYRVMREHQLLLRRPGVRQDKRRHDGRVAVERSNTRWCSDGFEFRCDDGTPLRVTFALDCCDREAISWAATTGGHSGDVVRDVMLAAVEQRFGTTQAAHPIEWLTDNGSAYIDYRTRSFARELGLEPLTTPVRSPQSNGMAESFVKTMKHDYVAYMDKPDAPTALSRLAIAFEHYNERHPHKALKYRSPREFRRNAVSST